The genomic region TCTGGCAAAAGAAGAACAAAAATTAGCGCTTAAATTGTTAATACCAGCATTTTTAATTTTAATTATAATTGCTTTATATCCTCTGGGGCAGGTTTTTTATACAAGTTTTACTGATAAAGAATTTGCTTCAACTAAAGAAACTAGTTTTGTTGGTTTAGATAATTATAAAGCATTGCTATCAGTTACTGTTAAAGAATTAGAACCTATAATTGATGAAGGAACAGGTGAACAAGCAGTTGACGATGAAAGTGGAGAAAAATTATTTCAAAGACCAATAAGAGTTTTACCAAGAGATCCTTATTTATATCGACCATCATTTGAGTTTAGTGTTTTTGGAAATAAGTATGTGGTTGGTGCTCGAACTCCAGATTTTATTAGATCTGTCTGGAATTACTTTAATTTTCACACTATTTTCAGTGTTTTTTGAGACATTGCTTGGCTTAATAGTTGCCTTGGTAGTTAATAGTGAATTTAAAGGTAGAGGAGCTATGAGGGCAGTAATGTTGGTTCCTTGGGCTGTAATTACAGTTGTTTCTGCAAGAATGTGGGAATGGATGTTTGAACCAACAAGGGCAGGTTTATTTAATATGTTAGGTGATAGATTTGGTTTGATTGACGGTAGTTATTCCTTTTTAAGTAATAAGGGTGGAACAACTTTAACTTTATATAATCAATCTGAAAATATTTTAGAACAAACAATAATGGCAAGTGCTAAAGAGAATGCCAGACAAAATTCAAATACTATTAATGAATGGTTAAATGGTAT from Halanaerobium saccharolyticum subsp. saccharolyticum DSM 6643 harbors:
- a CDS encoding sugar ABC transporter permease, yielding MANSNSSNLAKEEQKLALKLLIPAFLILIIIALYPLGQVFYTSFTDKEFASTKETSFVGLDNYKALLSVTVKELEPIIDEGTGEQAVDDESGEKLFQRPIRVLPRDPYLYRPSFEFSVFGNKYVVGARTPDFIRSVWNYFNFHTIFSVF